A single window of Nyctibius grandis isolate bNycGra1 chromosome Z, bNycGra1.pri, whole genome shotgun sequence DNA harbors:
- the AK6 gene encoding adenylate kinase isoenzyme 6 encodes MRRPNILLTGTPGVGKTTLGKELASRAGMTYINVGDMAKEGELYEGFDEEYGCPILDEDRVIDELEDKMSEGGVIVDYHGCDFFPERWFHIVFVLRTENAVLYDRLESRGYKGKKLQDNIQCEIFQTLYEEAMLSYREEIVHQLPSNAPEDLERNLDQIMQWIEQWMKDNN; translated from the exons ATGAGGCGGCCCAATATTTTGCTGACGg GTACTCCAGGCGTTGGGAAAACCACGCTCGGAAAAGAGCTTGCGTCGAGAGCTGGGATGACCTATATCAATGTGGGTGACATGGCAAAAGAAG GAGAACTGTATGAAGGTTTTGATGAGGAATATGGTTGTCCAATTTTGGATGAAGACAGG GTAATTGATGAACTAGAAGATAAAATGAGTGAGGGTGGAGTTATTGTCGATTATCACGGCTGTGATTTTTTCCCTGAAAGGTGGTTTCATATAGTATTTGTACTTCgtacagaaaatgcagttctgtATGACAGACTTGAAAGCAG GGGCTACAAAGGGAAAAAGCTACAGGACAACATTCAGTGTGAAATTTTTCAGACACTTTATGAGGAAGCTATGTTGTCATATAGAGAGGAAATTGTACACCAGTTACCCAGCAACGCTCCAGAAGACCTAGAGAGAAATTTGGATCAGATTATGCAATGGATTGAGCAATGGATGAAGGACAACAATTGA
- the RAD17 gene encoding cell cycle checkpoint protein RAD17 isoform X2 codes for MSGSSSGRQAAPAEVTDWLAHSFDNFFGNTNISSSAVLVKPLEGNSGRNRQQKKTDLPSVPESSKTKVLPRKRAKLSSVDLPCNKSRQNWSQSEDEPWVDRYKPETQSDLAVQKKKIEEVEIWLKMHIFQRQPKEGGSVLLLTGPPGCGKTATVQILAKDLGVQVQEWTNPISLDFTKEDLRTMFGLDSDFHTFPSQAQAALFQDFLLRANKYNKLQMLGESSENDKKLILIEDIPNQFYRDPSSLHEILRRFVRASRCPLIFIISDNFSGDSNQRLLFPTDILEELCISNISFKPVAPTNMMKVLNRIAATEASMNREKNHTLDRTSLELLCRGCSGDIRSAINSLQFSSMKDCSLEKEFWSRKKKSSMRKCEAAAVSKVKKKSKSDTSEHQEIQAIGGKDASIFLFHALGKIIYCKREPVSESEFPQLPAHLSEYRRDTLLIQPEAIVEKSHMSGSMFNLYLHQNYVDFFSDIDDVVRASEYLSTADVLCGNWSTRLTMEEYSASVATRGVIHSNTSRAFAHHQGGMGFRPLHKPQWFFINKKYQENCLAAKSLFSSFCLPPECLQTELLPYLAMLANPMRNQG; via the exons ATGTCTGGGAGCTCCTCGGGAAGGCAGGCGGCGCCGGCGGAG GTAACAGATTGGCTGGCACATTCGTTTGACAACTTCTTCggaaacacaaatatttcttctagTGCAGTTCTTGTGAAGCCGCTGGAAGGCAACTCTGGAAGAAACCGGCAGCAGAAGAAGACAGACCTGCCTTCTGTGCCAGAAAGTAGCAAAACCAAAGTTCTGCCCAGAAAAAGAGCGAAGTTGTCTTCAGTAGATCTGCCTTGTAACAAGTCCAGACAAAACTGGAGCCAGTCTGAAGATGAGCCATGGGTAGATAGATACAAACCTGAAACTCAG AGTGACCTTGCTGTGCAAAAGAAGAAGATTGAAGAAGTTGAAATCTGGttaaaaatgcacatatttCAGAGGCAGCCAAAGGAG GGTGGCTCTGTTTTACTGCTGACTGGTCCTCCTGGTTGTGGAAAAACTGCAACTGTACAAATATTAGCAAAAGATCTTGGTGTTCAGGTGCAAGAATGGACCAATCCAATATCTTTAGACTTCACAAAAGAAGACCTAAGAACTATGTTTGGCCTCG actcAGATTTTCATACGTTTCCAAGTCAGGCCCAAGCAGCTCTCTTTCAAGATTTTCTATTAAGAGCAAATAAGTATAACAAACTTCAGATGCTGGGGGAGTCCtcagaaaatgataaaaagctTATTCTTATTGAA GACATACCTAACCAATTCTATCGGGACCCTAGCAGTCTACATGAAATTCTCAG gAGATTCGTTCGTGCTAGTAGATGTCCCCTTATATTTATAATCTCTGATAACTTCAGTGGAGACAGCAACCAGAGGTTACTATTCCCAACGGACATTCTAGAGGAGTTGTGTATATCCAATATTAG TTTCAAGCCTGTTGCACCAACAAATATGATGAAAGTTCTTAATCGAATAGCTGCAACAGAAGCTAGTATG aacagagaaaagaatcaTACTCTTGATAGAACTTCTCTGGAGTTGCTTTGCAGAGGTTGTTCAGGTGATATAAGAAGTGCAATAAACagtcttcagttttcttctatGAAAG ACTGCTCATTGGAGAAGGAGTTTTggtcaaggaagaaaaagagctcCATGCGAAAatgtgaagcagcagcagtatctaaagtaaaaaagaaaagtaaatctGATACTTCAGAACACCAGGAGATACAAGCTATTGGCGGCAAAGATGcttccatctttctttttcatgctctggggaaaataatttactgCAAGA GAGAACCAGTGTCAGAATCAGAATTTCCTCAGCTGCCTGCTCACTTATCAGAATACCGTCGAGACACCTTGCTTATTCAGCCTGAG gCTATTGTGGAAAAATCACATATGTCTGGAAGCATGTTTAATTTGTACCTTCACCAGAACTAtgtagactttttttctgatatagATGATGTAGTGAGAGCCAGTGAATATCTGAGCACTGCTGATGTCCTTTGTGGTAATTGGAGT ACACGGCTTACGATGGAAGAATATAGCGCATCTGTGGCTACCCGAGGGGTGATACATTCAAATACATCCAGAGCCTTTGCCCACCACCAAGGAGGGATGGGGTTCCGGCCTTTGCATAAACCCCAGTGGTTCTTCATCAATAAAAAG TATCAAGAAAACTGCCTTGCTGCAAAATCTCTCTTTTCAAGCTTCTGTTTACCACCCGAGTGTCTTCAGACAGAGCTATTGCCTTATCTTGCTATGTTAGCAAATCCAATGAGAAACCAAG GTTAA
- the RAD17 gene encoding cell cycle checkpoint protein RAD17 isoform X1: protein MSGSSSGRQAAPAEVTDWLAHSFDNFFGNTNISSSAVLVKPLEGNSGRNRQQKKTDLPSVPESSKTKVLPRKRAKLSSVDLPCNKSRQNWSQSEDEPWVDRYKPETQSDLAVQKKKIEEVEIWLKMHIFQRQPKEGGSVLLLTGPPGCGKTATVQILAKDLGVQVQEWTNPISLDFTKEDLRTMFGLDSDFHTFPSQAQAALFQDFLLRANKYNKLQMLGESSENDKKLILIEDIPNQFYRDPSSLHEILRRFVRASRCPLIFIISDNFSGDSNQRLLFPTDILEELCISNISFKPVAPTNMMKVLNRIAATEASMNREKNHTLDRTSLELLCRGCSGDIRSAINSLQFSSMKDCSLEKEFWSRKKKSSMRKCEAAAVSKVKKKSKSDTSEHQEIQAIGGKDASIFLFHALGKIIYCKREPVSESEFPQLPAHLSEYRRDTLLIQPEAIVEKSHMSGSMFNLYLHQNYVDFFSDIDDVVRASEYLSTADVLCGNWSTRLTMEEYSASVATRGVIHSNTSRAFAHHQGGMGFRPLHKPQWFFINKKYQENCLAAKSLFSSFCLPPECLQTELLPYLAMLANPMRNQAQIAFIQDVGRLPLKRHFGRLKLEALTDKDPGIPDLFVSSEGDPASVRATETAAQKEKNRTDENELDDFPLSSSQCSGSELPCSQPQPVAAQAIMEEDELKIEEYDSD from the exons ATGTCTGGGAGCTCCTCGGGAAGGCAGGCGGCGCCGGCGGAG GTAACAGATTGGCTGGCACATTCGTTTGACAACTTCTTCggaaacacaaatatttcttctagTGCAGTTCTTGTGAAGCCGCTGGAAGGCAACTCTGGAAGAAACCGGCAGCAGAAGAAGACAGACCTGCCTTCTGTGCCAGAAAGTAGCAAAACCAAAGTTCTGCCCAGAAAAAGAGCGAAGTTGTCTTCAGTAGATCTGCCTTGTAACAAGTCCAGACAAAACTGGAGCCAGTCTGAAGATGAGCCATGGGTAGATAGATACAAACCTGAAACTCAG AGTGACCTTGCTGTGCAAAAGAAGAAGATTGAAGAAGTTGAAATCTGGttaaaaatgcacatatttCAGAGGCAGCCAAAGGAG GGTGGCTCTGTTTTACTGCTGACTGGTCCTCCTGGTTGTGGAAAAACTGCAACTGTACAAATATTAGCAAAAGATCTTGGTGTTCAGGTGCAAGAATGGACCAATCCAATATCTTTAGACTTCACAAAAGAAGACCTAAGAACTATGTTTGGCCTCG actcAGATTTTCATACGTTTCCAAGTCAGGCCCAAGCAGCTCTCTTTCAAGATTTTCTATTAAGAGCAAATAAGTATAACAAACTTCAGATGCTGGGGGAGTCCtcagaaaatgataaaaagctTATTCTTATTGAA GACATACCTAACCAATTCTATCGGGACCCTAGCAGTCTACATGAAATTCTCAG gAGATTCGTTCGTGCTAGTAGATGTCCCCTTATATTTATAATCTCTGATAACTTCAGTGGAGACAGCAACCAGAGGTTACTATTCCCAACGGACATTCTAGAGGAGTTGTGTATATCCAATATTAG TTTCAAGCCTGTTGCACCAACAAATATGATGAAAGTTCTTAATCGAATAGCTGCAACAGAAGCTAGTATG aacagagaaaagaatcaTACTCTTGATAGAACTTCTCTGGAGTTGCTTTGCAGAGGTTGTTCAGGTGATATAAGAAGTGCAATAAACagtcttcagttttcttctatGAAAG ACTGCTCATTGGAGAAGGAGTTTTggtcaaggaagaaaaagagctcCATGCGAAAatgtgaagcagcagcagtatctaaagtaaaaaagaaaagtaaatctGATACTTCAGAACACCAGGAGATACAAGCTATTGGCGGCAAAGATGcttccatctttctttttcatgctctggggaaaataatttactgCAAGA GAGAACCAGTGTCAGAATCAGAATTTCCTCAGCTGCCTGCTCACTTATCAGAATACCGTCGAGACACCTTGCTTATTCAGCCTGAG gCTATTGTGGAAAAATCACATATGTCTGGAAGCATGTTTAATTTGTACCTTCACCAGAACTAtgtagactttttttctgatatagATGATGTAGTGAGAGCCAGTGAATATCTGAGCACTGCTGATGTCCTTTGTGGTAATTGGAGT ACACGGCTTACGATGGAAGAATATAGCGCATCTGTGGCTACCCGAGGGGTGATACATTCAAATACATCCAGAGCCTTTGCCCACCACCAAGGAGGGATGGGGTTCCGGCCTTTGCATAAACCCCAGTGGTTCTTCATCAATAAAAAG TATCAAGAAAACTGCCTTGCTGCAAAATCTCTCTTTTCAAGCTTCTGTTTACCACCCGAGTGTCTTCAGACAGAGCTATTGCCTTATCTTGCTATGTTAGCAAATCCAATGAGAAACCAAG CTCAGATTGCTTTTATACAAGATGTTGGGAGGCTACCGCTGAAAAGGCATTTTGGGAG GTTAAAGCTTGAAGCACTTACTGACAAAGATCCTGGGATACCAGACTTATTTGTTAGCTCTGAGGGGGACCCTGCCAGTGTGCGTGCTACGGAGACAGCTGCACAGAAGGAGAAGAACAGAACGGATGAGAACGAGTTGGATgatttccctctctcttctaGCCAGTGCAGTGGGAGTGAGCTGCCTTGCAGCCAGCCTCAGCCTGTTGCAGCTCAAGCAATCATGGAGGaagatgaattaaaaatagaggAATATGATAGTGACTGA
- the RAD17 gene encoding cell cycle checkpoint protein RAD17 isoform X3, with amino-acid sequence MHIFQRQPKEGGSVLLLTGPPGCGKTATVQILAKDLGVQVQEWTNPISLDFTKEDLRTMFGLDSDFHTFPSQAQAALFQDFLLRANKYNKLQMLGESSENDKKLILIEDIPNQFYRDPSSLHEILRRFVRASRCPLIFIISDNFSGDSNQRLLFPTDILEELCISNISFKPVAPTNMMKVLNRIAATEASMNREKNHTLDRTSLELLCRGCSGDIRSAINSLQFSSMKDCSLEKEFWSRKKKSSMRKCEAAAVSKVKKKSKSDTSEHQEIQAIGGKDASIFLFHALGKIIYCKREPVSESEFPQLPAHLSEYRRDTLLIQPEAIVEKSHMSGSMFNLYLHQNYVDFFSDIDDVVRASEYLSTADVLCGNWSTRLTMEEYSASVATRGVIHSNTSRAFAHHQGGMGFRPLHKPQWFFINKKYQENCLAAKSLFSSFCLPPECLQTELLPYLAMLANPMRNQAQIAFIQDVGRLPLKRHFGRLKLEALTDKDPGIPDLFVSSEGDPASVRATETAAQKEKNRTDENELDDFPLSSSQCSGSELPCSQPQPVAAQAIMEEDELKIEEYDSD; translated from the exons atgcacatatttCAGAGGCAGCCAAAGGAG GGTGGCTCTGTTTTACTGCTGACTGGTCCTCCTGGTTGTGGAAAAACTGCAACTGTACAAATATTAGCAAAAGATCTTGGTGTTCAGGTGCAAGAATGGACCAATCCAATATCTTTAGACTTCACAAAAGAAGACCTAAGAACTATGTTTGGCCTCG actcAGATTTTCATACGTTTCCAAGTCAGGCCCAAGCAGCTCTCTTTCAAGATTTTCTATTAAGAGCAAATAAGTATAACAAACTTCAGATGCTGGGGGAGTCCtcagaaaatgataaaaagctTATTCTTATTGAA GACATACCTAACCAATTCTATCGGGACCCTAGCAGTCTACATGAAATTCTCAG gAGATTCGTTCGTGCTAGTAGATGTCCCCTTATATTTATAATCTCTGATAACTTCAGTGGAGACAGCAACCAGAGGTTACTATTCCCAACGGACATTCTAGAGGAGTTGTGTATATCCAATATTAG TTTCAAGCCTGTTGCACCAACAAATATGATGAAAGTTCTTAATCGAATAGCTGCAACAGAAGCTAGTATG aacagagaaaagaatcaTACTCTTGATAGAACTTCTCTGGAGTTGCTTTGCAGAGGTTGTTCAGGTGATATAAGAAGTGCAATAAACagtcttcagttttcttctatGAAAG ACTGCTCATTGGAGAAGGAGTTTTggtcaaggaagaaaaagagctcCATGCGAAAatgtgaagcagcagcagtatctaaagtaaaaaagaaaagtaaatctGATACTTCAGAACACCAGGAGATACAAGCTATTGGCGGCAAAGATGcttccatctttctttttcatgctctggggaaaataatttactgCAAGA GAGAACCAGTGTCAGAATCAGAATTTCCTCAGCTGCCTGCTCACTTATCAGAATACCGTCGAGACACCTTGCTTATTCAGCCTGAG gCTATTGTGGAAAAATCACATATGTCTGGAAGCATGTTTAATTTGTACCTTCACCAGAACTAtgtagactttttttctgatatagATGATGTAGTGAGAGCCAGTGAATATCTGAGCACTGCTGATGTCCTTTGTGGTAATTGGAGT ACACGGCTTACGATGGAAGAATATAGCGCATCTGTGGCTACCCGAGGGGTGATACATTCAAATACATCCAGAGCCTTTGCCCACCACCAAGGAGGGATGGGGTTCCGGCCTTTGCATAAACCCCAGTGGTTCTTCATCAATAAAAAG TATCAAGAAAACTGCCTTGCTGCAAAATCTCTCTTTTCAAGCTTCTGTTTACCACCCGAGTGTCTTCAGACAGAGCTATTGCCTTATCTTGCTATGTTAGCAAATCCAATGAGAAACCAAG CTCAGATTGCTTTTATACAAGATGTTGGGAGGCTACCGCTGAAAAGGCATTTTGGGAG GTTAAAGCTTGAAGCACTTACTGACAAAGATCCTGGGATACCAGACTTATTTGTTAGCTCTGAGGGGGACCCTGCCAGTGTGCGTGCTACGGAGACAGCTGCACAGAAGGAGAAGAACAGAACGGATGAGAACGAGTTGGATgatttccctctctcttctaGCCAGTGCAGTGGGAGTGAGCTGCCTTGCAGCCAGCCTCAGCCTGTTGCAGCTCAAGCAATCATGGAGGaagatgaattaaaaatagaggAATATGATAGTGACTGA
- the RAD17 gene encoding cell cycle checkpoint protein RAD17 isoform X4 → MFGLDSDFHTFPSQAQAALFQDFLLRANKYNKLQMLGESSENDKKLILIEDIPNQFYRDPSSLHEILRRFVRASRCPLIFIISDNFSGDSNQRLLFPTDILEELCISNISFKPVAPTNMMKVLNRIAATEASMNREKNHTLDRTSLELLCRGCSGDIRSAINSLQFSSMKDCSLEKEFWSRKKKSSMRKCEAAAVSKVKKKSKSDTSEHQEIQAIGGKDASIFLFHALGKIIYCKREPVSESEFPQLPAHLSEYRRDTLLIQPEAIVEKSHMSGSMFNLYLHQNYVDFFSDIDDVVRASEYLSTADVLCGNWSTRLTMEEYSASVATRGVIHSNTSRAFAHHQGGMGFRPLHKPQWFFINKKYQENCLAAKSLFSSFCLPPECLQTELLPYLAMLANPMRNQAQIAFIQDVGRLPLKRHFGRLKLEALTDKDPGIPDLFVSSEGDPASVRATETAAQKEKNRTDENELDDFPLSSSQCSGSELPCSQPQPVAAQAIMEEDELKIEEYDSD, encoded by the exons ATGTTTGGCCTCG actcAGATTTTCATACGTTTCCAAGTCAGGCCCAAGCAGCTCTCTTTCAAGATTTTCTATTAAGAGCAAATAAGTATAACAAACTTCAGATGCTGGGGGAGTCCtcagaaaatgataaaaagctTATTCTTATTGAA GACATACCTAACCAATTCTATCGGGACCCTAGCAGTCTACATGAAATTCTCAG gAGATTCGTTCGTGCTAGTAGATGTCCCCTTATATTTATAATCTCTGATAACTTCAGTGGAGACAGCAACCAGAGGTTACTATTCCCAACGGACATTCTAGAGGAGTTGTGTATATCCAATATTAG TTTCAAGCCTGTTGCACCAACAAATATGATGAAAGTTCTTAATCGAATAGCTGCAACAGAAGCTAGTATG aacagagaaaagaatcaTACTCTTGATAGAACTTCTCTGGAGTTGCTTTGCAGAGGTTGTTCAGGTGATATAAGAAGTGCAATAAACagtcttcagttttcttctatGAAAG ACTGCTCATTGGAGAAGGAGTTTTggtcaaggaagaaaaagagctcCATGCGAAAatgtgaagcagcagcagtatctaaagtaaaaaagaaaagtaaatctGATACTTCAGAACACCAGGAGATACAAGCTATTGGCGGCAAAGATGcttccatctttctttttcatgctctggggaaaataatttactgCAAGA GAGAACCAGTGTCAGAATCAGAATTTCCTCAGCTGCCTGCTCACTTATCAGAATACCGTCGAGACACCTTGCTTATTCAGCCTGAG gCTATTGTGGAAAAATCACATATGTCTGGAAGCATGTTTAATTTGTACCTTCACCAGAACTAtgtagactttttttctgatatagATGATGTAGTGAGAGCCAGTGAATATCTGAGCACTGCTGATGTCCTTTGTGGTAATTGGAGT ACACGGCTTACGATGGAAGAATATAGCGCATCTGTGGCTACCCGAGGGGTGATACATTCAAATACATCCAGAGCCTTTGCCCACCACCAAGGAGGGATGGGGTTCCGGCCTTTGCATAAACCCCAGTGGTTCTTCATCAATAAAAAG TATCAAGAAAACTGCCTTGCTGCAAAATCTCTCTTTTCAAGCTTCTGTTTACCACCCGAGTGTCTTCAGACAGAGCTATTGCCTTATCTTGCTATGTTAGCAAATCCAATGAGAAACCAAG CTCAGATTGCTTTTATACAAGATGTTGGGAGGCTACCGCTGAAAAGGCATTTTGGGAG GTTAAAGCTTGAAGCACTTACTGACAAAGATCCTGGGATACCAGACTTATTTGTTAGCTCTGAGGGGGACCCTGCCAGTGTGCGTGCTACGGAGACAGCTGCACAGAAGGAGAAGAACAGAACGGATGAGAACGAGTTGGATgatttccctctctcttctaGCCAGTGCAGTGGGAGTGAGCTGCCTTGCAGCCAGCCTCAGCCTGTTGCAGCTCAAGCAATCATGGAGGaagatgaattaaaaatagaggAATATGATAGTGACTGA